The Salarias fasciatus chromosome 12, fSalaFa1.1, whole genome shotgun sequence DNA segment GTAATCAGAGTCCAGCTAATGCTACATTACTTCAGTTTCTTTCAGTCCAAGCATCAGCAGTAAAGAAGCAATTCAACTACCATCTCTAATGTATTAAACTCCTGCTGATATTTGCAAACAGCTGACCATTCAGCCCAGAAAACAATGTTTAGTGACTGGATTAAAttcctcatttttttcctttgtcttcCCTCAGATAACCACAGAGCTGTATGAAGCAGACTTGGAAAAGGCACTGATTTTAAGCAAACTTGAGtatgaacaacaaaaacaggtaCATGCACACATCTGCTGGAATGCTGGCCTACCTGTTTGGCTTTTAAGATTTGGGCAAATGCATACTGTATGTGTCCACTCATGTTGGTCTGTAAATAAAAATGGAGCAAAATGAATCCCACTTGAAAATGTATCACCTCAATTCTAGCAGAGAAGACCGTGCTTCACACTTTCTTATTCATAATTGTTGAGTTTTGTCAACCTGTCAACAGTTCATGAAAGGCAGTTGTTTGCTGTCATCCAGCAGAGCAACCCAAACGCATCCTCGCCAAAGTCGCGAGGAGGAAAAGAGGGTGcagggaaaaaagacaaaaaaaagaatcagcaggcaaaagacaaaaagacGGTTTCTCTGCAGGACTTCCAGGCTGAAGGCAGTCCAGGTGAGAGACGTTTTTTACTCAAAAATGATTAGAGGAGTAATACAGGATTAAATgcttttttcttccaaaaagtgttttttactcAGACTGTTtatcaatgcatttttttttcttcgcagAACAATTAAGtagaaaacaagagaaagaggTGAGACTCGTACACTCTGTATGGACCTGTAGAAACAAAGTGACCTTATCCAAGTGATGTTTAAAGATACGAGTAGAAACTAGGGAATATCAAAAACTCTTCCTAATGACTGAATGTGACTAATAATGAATCAACTGGGAACCCATTTACTGAACCCAACCAACCTTTAAAGGCTAAGTTAGTTAACCCTTGGTTAAAGTTTGAAAAATCTAAAGAATGTGGTATCCCATAGTCTTATTGGTTCAGGAAGGAAAGCGTCTCAATGCAGGCTGAATTATGTCAATGAGCCTTGGTGTATCTTAAATGATTTTCACTCCATCCTCAGTAATCAGTAACCTGATTCTGTGCAACAAAAAGTAACATGATCTGGACGCATAGAATTGGTCTTTGTTTCATGTGTGGCTGACAGTAACTTCCACCGCTGTGCTCCTGTGACACGTTCCGCCCTTTCTTTCAGGACACCAGAGCGTCTAACTTAGCGTTAGGTATCGGGCAGGAGGAGCGTTTCTTTAACAAACTGGAAGACGATGTGAGTCAGATTATCCAAAGGGAGAAAAGACGTGAGCAGTTCACAAACAGCCACGGACACGAAGTCACCACCTCCACAGAACATGAGCCGGTGAGTCCACACACTCATAACTCGTTGGATTTATCAGGCCTCTTGcattttttccttaatttttaAAGACACTCTGTGTCTTTCCAAATAACCGAATGTTAAGTTTGTATTCATTTTTAACTGATAGATGAATTATAACAACCAAAAGGTTTGTCCTCTTATTACTGAGCTGTTTTTGTGAAACTATCCTGACTTtctctgctttcctcctttCAGGACCCCCGAGCAGAACAGCTGAAGTACGAGCTGGAGAAGAAAGATCAAGAGATTGAGAAGCTAAAAAAGACCATCTCTCAGTGGGAGGTCTGTGCCCCCCAGCAGTCAAACAGGCATTCTGTCATTTAACTAGTATTTGAAACTTTACCACTCGACCAGTTATTGAgccacagtacacacacacacacacacttaaattTTTCCAACCTAATTTCACGCGGTGCTCCAAGATGCACAATCCCCAAAAATAGATCAGCAGGTCTGAAGACGGGGCTCAGATTTCACTCCTGCGTTCTGACACTTTTTATGCCTTACTGATATACgtcttttgaaaaatgacttaatTGTCGTCTCTTCAGGTGAAATATAAAGAAGTGAAAGCGAGAAATTCCCAGCTGCTAAAGATGCTTCAACAGGGAGAGAGTGAGTTGAACATGACACAAGATATCTTCAGTCTGTTAACCTGTATGTTAATGTGCCTTTCTTGATGTTTCTCGTGTCTCTTTCAGTGAAAGATAAAGCAGAaattcttcttcaggttgaagAACTGTTGCATATTAAAGAAGAACTGTCATCACAGGTGAGCGTCTGTGTCAGAGGAGTTCAGAAGTGTCCAATACCGCCACATTTATTCTTCATGTGTTCTTCTTCAGGTATCATTACTACAtggtgcccttgagcaagaacGGTCTAAAGTTAAAGGGCTTCAGTCAGAACAGCCAAAACATCAGGTGAGAACACAAAACGTGGAGTTTTCCAAGAGATCATCAGAGTTGGTTGAATTGAAGCGCTAAAAGGAAGAAATCTACGTCACtacagtggctttttttttttttaacacctttCCATTTTCTGCTATCAAGTTCAGTCGTTTTAAGTATTTTATCAGTTATTCTTCTTCAACAGTCTTGAGATGCTTTTACTGTTTTAGTGACATTCATCTGCTCAGGCTGACGTTctcactttctcacacacacacacacacacacacaagttgtGAAGGATGTCATGGAAGTTGCTTGAGCTTTATTTGGAGCAACTTAGAGTTCAGTGTTTCACTCAATGGCACTTCAACACATGAACAGCGAGACTGGGCGATCCACCACCAgccttttatttcctctttgaaGGGAGAGTTTTTGCTGCGTTGTTTTGTTGGTCAAGCAAACCTCACATCTTCTTCAGTCAGCAGAAGTGAACTTCATGAACGCCTCGCATGTTGTTTCTTACCTTCTCAGTAAATCAGAAAAATAGAAACTTGGGTGAAATGAGGGAACTTACTGTTGGCAATGCTACACTCTCAGGTGAGAAGTAGGTTCTGTTTTGAGTattcctacttttttttttgtgaatattgGTTCAAATAAAGTTTCCACCATGGGTTTGGAGGGACTCCAAATAGAGCCGCTCCTCCGTCGTGTTGACAAGAGCTGGTTGACGTGGGTCAGATCTGATTCGTAAGCCCCCAGGTCGCCTCCCGTTAAAGGTCTACCAGGCTTGCCCTGCTGGAAGAGGCCCCAGAGGCCCCAGAGGCCCTGAACCGACTACAAAGTCACGTCTCTCAGTATATCTGCGTCCGATCTTTGAAGAAGTGATGGAGAGGCAGTGGTCGAAAATGATGTCTGAGCTTCCTGGTCTGGTTGATGACCTGGAACTTCATTTGGATTGAGCAGGAACGAAGACCGAATATCATGCTGCAATAAATGTATCTATTTATAAAGTTCTGTGAAAACCTGTCGAGCTTTCTTGCTTTGAGGAATAGCAGGTGTTTATCTTTGAAACTGTGAATGATCCTACATAAATGTCTGCCCCATGTTTACATTGTTTAAAGtcaatttttcaataaaatgtcaaatttacacaaagtaatttctttttctgtcttctgttttcatttctacAGGGGAAcaagaaagggaagaaaaactCTGAGGTGGATCTATGAAGGTGTTGGAAGGAAAATACCTGAATACCTGAAAAGTAAAATTAGTAGAAAAAGTACTGCTATTGACTATCAGggttttctcttctgttctgtttttaagCTCGGGCTTCTCCTTGGCCCATAATGCATGACTATAaactctaaaaacaaaaacaaaaaaatacagtactCTGGAACGTGGCATGTTGTACTGCATACACAACTGAACAGACATTTAAGTTGGAGTCAAGTTGGCCCACCTCGCGGTCGAGTGCCGGTTGGCAGTTCTGTGTGCCTCATCTTTTTCATGGGCTGTTCTGCCAAGATGACAGATGTGAATtgtaacttttatttttgtttgtgcttcACTGTTAAGTATATAAAagatgttttcagtgaaagaagTTCAGTGTCTATTTGATTCCTGTTGCAGAAGAACATCACCTCGGACATGAATGATTATGAGGAAAAAATACTCCTGCTGGGTCAACAAGGTCTAAGTATTGAGAGAACCAGTGCAGTCTTGGAGGGATTGGTTACATGCACAAATAGAGATCAGTGAAATACAACAATGGTAAGAGGGGGTCGGAGTCGGGATGAAGCCTGAGCAGatatgaagcagcagctgacatgATGAGAAAGCTCATGAGCAAACTGGAATCCTGGAGCTGCCGATGAACACGAAAGCTGATTTGTCAAGTATCTTCAGACGATTTGCCAGAAGATGTAAATACTGCCTTAAATACTTGCAGCAACCATCACATTAACTAACAAAATGACAGCAACGATACTTCTTGAGGAGCTTGGTTACAAGATAGAAATGGTCGGTaagaaaagcagaaatacaTGGTGAGTAAAACAGAACCTGTGAAATACAACAAGCTCTCCATTCCTGAGACACTTGACACTTCTAAACGGAGGTTAAGCCCTCTACACCGACTagctgaggagacagaagaATGTGGAAGCCAATGCAAAGCTGATTGCTCAAAGTAACATCAAGTGCAGCAGATACTGAGTTACTATTGCTGTTCTGCGCTGGCCTGAACTCCCTCAGTCACATCTTCAGAATTAGGTTAGCAATCAGCCAGCTTCTCTACAAAATATGACATCAAGCTTTATCCTGGAAACTGATTCATTGATCCTAGCCACACCAGGATCACTGAACCCGGGATGTTCGATTTAGACAAGTGTGATCAGGGCAACATCTGCATGATGGAACAAACAGACAAGTGAGAACAATTTTTACatacaaagaaaaaagcatgtttCAGTGATCACATCAGCTTCTTTGTGTTTGGGCGTACCCACACATTTCTGTCACCAAGTTATTTCTATTTAATACTGTTGGGAAGTAGTCTGTCTTACCGTCTGTCCTCCCTCAGTGTCACATGCAGCTTTGCTTCCTGAAATGTCCCAATTTCCCCCAACATTGTATACTCAATTTAAATACTTATTTTCTTGGACCAAAGCAAATCccacaatgttttaaaaagataTGTGGAACTAGGGAGGGACATTGTCAGGGacagaaatgtgatttgtttttagctaacaattatattttttaaaccaaaaaattTCCTGCTAAAATGACATGCAAAAATTGTGTAATTTTTGTAGATTTACTTGGGGTTCTCAGGTCAGATACTTGCAAATGAATGGAGTTAAAAGTATCAATATGTTTACTTTTACtagttttaaattaatttacttTGTACATTAGTATGGACATTTTTAACAACATACTTTTACCTGTAATTGAGCACAACTGAAGCATATTCTTGCTCTAAAAGTGGATGGACTCAGAAGACACATCAACTCCGAAAGGTTTCAGCCTGTGACACTGGATATTATATGACCAGTGAGCAGTGTTGGGAAAGTTACTTTCACAAAGTAATTATAGTTAGTTGTTCATTCTTTGTTATTTATGAATCAAtagttactttttcaaaaaagtaactaacTAAGATACagtattttaaaagaaactaaTTACGAGGCAAAGTAAGCACTGcgttaaaaaatgtgtttaaatatgtcaaaggatttggatcccctcttaatggaactttatgATCTATGTTCAATTATCTATTATAAAACTGAAGACATTAATGAGTTAATgattaatgaaaaaaactgacacttgacagaataaattacaaatgctACTTTAAGTTATCCAACTGTTGCTGTGTGATGATATGAGACAACACAATCATATTTGATTTGTAGCAGTAGATAACATTTCTATATTTggaaaagaataataaaacataacAGATATATGTCAATAGATGTCCGTACTTCTGTTTAAAAGCTGCGTTTGGATGATTTATGGCTGTATCGCTGTCATGTCACGTGATTCACTTGGTTCGTTCTTTCTGGTTCTAAAGAACCAAGTGGAAAGCTGTGAATTATAGTAACGGAACCATACCTGTTATTGTCAGAAACGGTAACTGCATTGTAatgctggaaaaagtaattagatATATTTCTCGTCACTAAAAATAGCAACGTCGGTTATTTAAACCGATTTAAACAGCATAATTACGTCACTGTTCCTGACGTAAAGCcgaatttgacctagatatgcaaattagacgatgacgtcatttagaacggTCCTTTTTTAAACGTagttatttgtttattttttttatttgtgtcccGTCTAGGATCAACGCTGCAGAATGTAGAATATTTagcatttagaactttcctgactgatgAATTGGCAACAATTTACCAGTTTTCAAGCAACATAAGAAAACCCCCAATAAAGTGCATCATTGGTTACTaagaatttaatttaataataaacattgttgcacttttcttttattacgGTGGGGGTActacagaagagagagagagaacacagacttaaaagagagagagacaggtgagcaTCACCACAGACTCGCTGTTCTTTCCACTTCCATGATCTATATTTTTAGCTTGAAATCAAAATTCAAAGGGACATCCAGGGTTAATGCAGTGATCTTTAAGTTGACTCTAATTAAATAAATGCCCTGTTAATATGAAGTTATTTGTCGGTGACTGTGCGCAGAAACCCCCTCAcattcactttaaaaacacgtGCGCGCAGCTGCACATCCTCACAACTTTCTGCAGAGTCATCGGGACAGATGCGCAGCTCCGCACCGCGGCGACAGAGGCTcatctccacctccatcctAGTCCAGGACCGACATGTCAGGCTCCGGGAGAGATGCACCGGGAAGCTGCTGCGGCTCTGAGGCCATCCGTGTTACCGTGAGGAGTGAAACAGGGAGCAGAGAGTTCACCGTGACCGCAGACTGCACCGTCAGACAGGTCAGGACACTTGGAAGCTGCGCGCCAAGACGCATTAGTTTTTGTGTAAAATATGCCTGAACTTGTGCATGGCTTTCAGTGGAATAATCAATACAGTATATTTGGTCTGAAACGcttgaaaacaatgttgttaTCAGCTGGCagggtgctgctgtgtgtgtgtgtgtgtgtgtgtgtgtgtgtgtgtgtgtgtgtgtgtgtgtgtgtgtgtgtgtgtgtgtgtgtgtgtgtgtgtgtgtgtgtgtgtgtgtgtgtgtgtgcatatgtgcgCAGTTGAAGCGGAGCCTGTGTGAGCGGCTGGGAGCCTCctcggagcagctgctgctgatccaCTCGGGTCGAGTCCTCACAGAGACGCAGCTGATCAGTCACCTCAAAGGACAAAACACGTCCGTCTGCCTCTGCATGATCCAGAGGTATTGAACCAGAACCAGCCCTGATTTGGGCCCATTTCACAATTTTGCTGTATGTTCACATATTTATGTCTGTGTCTATCCAGGTAAAACCCCTCTCTCTTCCAGTCCAGTTCTGACTTTAATGCAAtcacaagagagagaaaaaaattttttaatcTACTGTATCAGATGTTGGGATTAGGCTGTGTGTGCAGTCTTTGAATTTGCAGATATGAAATGTCAGCCAGCCTGTTTCTGCACCCCAGAACAACTTCATTTGTTGTAATGTAATGTGACACAGTGACATTTGATGAAGTCGAGCTTATAGTCATGTATTTATGAAACCATCAAATCTGGCATCCGACctttttaaaatctgatttgtcACCCCTGTGGCAAAGCAATATGCACACTTTTCTAAATTGTAAGATTTTCCTTTGtcctttttaacattttagcAGCAATAATATTTCCTGTGTTGGtgtaaaaaaatgcattcatgCAATGAAAACCTCAAAGTTAATGTAGCTGTGCAAAAATTACTCACATcagaactgaaatgttttggcTGAACTGTCATTAAGTGATGCTTTGACTTATGTCTGCTGTTAGAAATACTTCATACCTCAAAATTATGCATGCTAACATATTTCTCACACCAGATCTACAACCTTGTTTAGTTTGGACTCACTCAATGTTTGTCAGGCTGCAGAAGTCTCCATCTCCACCTGGCATTGATACAGCTCCAGATCCCACTGCTGTTCTCGGGCCTCAACTTGATACAGTAGCACCTTCACCCACCTCTCCTTTTTGCCTTGGTAAGACGTCCCTGTAGCCTCCCCAGATCTCATTAGCCTAATAGGTGCATGGTGTTCCAGTATTTAGTCCTTTCTGCTCCTTTCAAGTGTGAACGTTTCAAACAACTTGCTGgtgcatttacatttttctcttcttttgatCCCACtttgtctcctcagtggaaGGTCTAAACTGCCTCGACTTGGAAAACAGCGGGCCGGGATTCTTCCCTGCACTCCAGCACCAGATGGAACGACAACTTCTGGCTGACCCAGAGATGTTACGTCGTGTCCTCAGCAGCCCCTTTGTGCAGGACACTCTATCCACCGCTCATCCTCAGCTGACCCGACAGCTCATTCTGTCTAATCCCCAGTTCCAGCAGCTGATGCAAACCGACCCAGAGGTGGAGGAAATGCTAAATAATACTGATGTCATAACACAGGTTAATGTACTTTTTAATACAGAGGATTGAAGAGTTATACACACTGTTTTCTTAAGCTGGTTAGTTTTGATAAGACCATCAAGGAATCAAACTCATAACAGCACAATTAGCAGAGAACCATCAGA contains these protein-coding regions:
- the gkap1 gene encoding G kinase-anchoring protein 1 isoform X4, which translates into the protein MASSAMITVPTTASRFALLQIDSGSDSDTSEPSKSTTKTGRETSGKPRQGKAGGAAGKAAQNNDKKKDKKKKKKEQQQSEANELRNLAFKKIPQKSAAPPCMTLSGIASELLNPATADHDIPSEGWQQWKQRDEQITTELYEADLEKALILSKLEYEQQKQSNPNASSPKSRGGKEGAGKKDKKKNQQAKDKKTVSLQDFQAEGSAEQLSRKQEKEDTRASNLALGIGQEERFFNKLEDDVSQIIQREKRREQFTNSHGHEVTTSTEHEPDPRAEQLKYELEKKDQEIEKLKKTISQWEVKYKEVKARNSQLLKMLQQGEMKDKAEILLQVEELLHIKEELSSQVSLLHGALEQERSKVKGLQSEQPKHQGNKKGKKNSEVDL
- the gkap1 gene encoding G kinase-anchoring protein 1 isoform X1, which codes for MASSAMITVPTTASRFALLQIDSGSDSDTSEPSKSTTKTGRETSGKPRQGKAGGAAGKAAQNNDKKKDKKKKKKEQQQSEANELRNLAFKKIPQKSAAPPCMTLSGIASELLNPATADHDIPSEGWQQWKQRDEQITTELYEADLEKALILSKLEYEQQKQQSNPNASSPKSRGGKEGAGKKDKKKNQQAKDKKTVSLQDFQAEGSPEQLSRKQEKEDTRASNLALGIGQEERFFNKLEDDVSQIIQREKRREQFTNSHGHEVTTSTEHEPDPRAEQLKYELEKKDQEIEKLKKTISQWEVKYKEVKARNSQLLKMLQQGEMKDKAEILLQVEELLHIKEELSSQVSLLHGALEQERSKVKGLQSEQPKHQGNKKGKKNSEVDL
- the gkap1 gene encoding G kinase-anchoring protein 1 isoform X3 yields the protein MASSAMITVPTTASRFALLQIDSGSDSDTSEPSKSTTKTGRETSGKPRQGKAGGAAGKAAQNNDKKKDKKKKKKEQQQSEANELRNLAFKKIPQKSAAPPCMTLSGIASELLNPATADHDIPSEGWQQWKQRDEQITTELYEADLEKALILSKLEYEQQKQSNPNASSPKSRGGKEGAGKKDKKKNQQAKDKKTVSLQDFQAEGSPEQLSRKQEKEDTRASNLALGIGQEERFFNKLEDDVSQIIQREKRREQFTNSHGHEVTTSTEHEPDPRAEQLKYELEKKDQEIEKLKKTISQWEVKYKEVKARNSQLLKMLQQGEMKDKAEILLQVEELLHIKEELSSQVSLLHGALEQERSKVKGLQSEQPKHQGNKKGKKNSEVDL
- the gkap1 gene encoding G kinase-anchoring protein 1 isoform X2 — encoded protein: MASSAMITVPTTASRFALLQIDSGSDSDTSEPSKSTTKTGRETSGKPRQGKAGGAAGKAAQNNDKKKDKKKKKKEQQQSEANELRNLAFKKIPQKSAAPPCMTLSGIASELLNPATADHDIPSEGWQQWKQRDEQITTELYEADLEKALILSKLEYEQQKQQSNPNASSPKSRGGKEGAGKKDKKKNQQAKDKKTVSLQDFQAEGSAEQLSRKQEKEDTRASNLALGIGQEERFFNKLEDDVSQIIQREKRREQFTNSHGHEVTTSTEHEPDPRAEQLKYELEKKDQEIEKLKKTISQWEVKYKEVKARNSQLLKMLQQGEMKDKAEILLQVEELLHIKEELSSQVSLLHGALEQERSKVKGLQSEQPKHQGNKKGKKNSEVDL